In one Salipiger abyssi genomic region, the following are encoded:
- a CDS encoding response regulator transcription factor, protein MLKRVMLIEDEPNIIEAISFILSREGLAVDTHSDGTTANEKLRACRPDLLILDVMLPGKSGYDILRELREDADTAELPVLMLTARGQSRDREMAERAGVSAFMTKPFSNAEMLATVRTLVAGGA, encoded by the coding sequence ATGTTAAAACGTGTGATGCTGATCGAGGATGAGCCGAACATCATCGAGGCGATCAGCTTCATCCTGTCGCGCGAGGGGCTGGCGGTGGACACCCATTCCGACGGCACCACCGCGAATGAAAAGCTGCGGGCCTGCCGGCCCGATCTGCTGATCCTCGATGTGATGCTTCCGGGCAAGAGCGGCTACGATATCCTGCGCGAACTGCGCGAGGATGCGGATACCGCCGAACTGCCGGTGCTGATGCTCACCGCGCGCGGCCAGTCGCGTGATCGCGAAATGGCCGAGCGCGCGGGCGTGTCGGCCTTCATGACCAAACCCTTCTCGAATGCCGAGATGCTGGCGACGGTGCGCACGCTGGTCGCCGGAGGCGCATGA
- a CDS encoding MBL fold metallo-hydrolase — protein sequence MSPEVTAFFDDATNTISYVVRDPEGSSCAIIDSVLDFDYSSGRTDTRSADAVIAFVREKGYKVEWLLESHVHADHLSAAPYIQEAVGGKIGIGDRIKIVQDTFGKVFNEGTEFQRDGSQFDQLFQEGDSFHIGQLRGDVLHTPGHTPACLTYVIGDAAFVGDTLFMPDFGTARCDFPGGSSETLYNSIQKILALPDETRIFVGHDYKAPGREEYAWETTVGEQKAANIHVGAGKSKDEFVHMRDSRDATLAMPKLIIPSLQVNMRAGQMPPADEQGDVFLKVPVNKL from the coding sequence ATGTCACCCGAAGTCACCGCCTTCTTCGACGACGCCACCAACACGATTTCCTATGTCGTGCGCGATCCCGAAGGGTCGTCCTGCGCGATCATCGATTCCGTGCTGGATTTCGATTACTCCTCGGGCCGGACCGACACCCGCTCCGCCGATGCGGTCATCGCCTTCGTCCGCGAGAAGGGTTACAAGGTCGAATGGCTGCTGGAAAGCCATGTCCATGCCGACCACCTCAGCGCCGCGCCCTATATCCAGGAGGCCGTGGGCGGCAAGATCGGCATCGGCGACCGCATCAAGATCGTGCAGGACACGTTCGGCAAGGTCTTCAACGAAGGCACCGAGTTCCAGCGCGACGGCTCGCAATTCGACCAGCTCTTTCAGGAGGGCGACAGCTTTCACATCGGCCAGCTGCGCGGCGACGTGCTGCACACGCCGGGCCATACGCCCGCCTGCCTGACCTATGTGATCGGCGATGCGGCCTTTGTCGGCGATACGCTCTTCATGCCCGATTTCGGCACCGCGCGCTGCGACTTCCCCGGCGGCTCGTCGGAGACGCTCTACAACTCGATCCAGAAGATCCTCGCCCTGCCCGACGAGACCCGGATCTTCGTCGGCCACGATTACAAGGCGCCGGGCCGCGAGGAGTATGCCTGGGAAACCACGGTGGGCGAGCAGAAGGCCGCCAACATCCATGTCGGCGCCGGCAAATCCAAGGACGAGTTCGTGCATATGCGCGACAGCCGCGACGCCACGCTGGCGATGCCGAAACTGATCATCCCGTCGTTGCAGGTGAACATGCGCGCGGGCCAGATGCCGCCCGCCGACGAGCAGGGCGACGTCTTTCTCAAGGTGCCGGTGAACAAGCTCTGA
- a CDS encoding YeeE/YedE family protein — MEQDWIWGLIGGLLIGTGGAFYLLFNGRIMGASGIIGSLVDGSAGNTKWEKLVFLAGVVLLPILLFPVYREVDPHITDNVAVLVAAGLLVGVGTRIANGCTSGHGVCGISRLSVRGIVATVCYILAGGVGVVIFRHLLGVI, encoded by the coding sequence ATGGAACAGGACTGGATCTGGGGCCTGATCGGCGGCTTGCTGATCGGCACCGGAGGGGCTTTTTATTTGCTTTTCAACGGGCGGATCATGGGCGCCTCCGGCATCATCGGCTCGCTGGTGGACGGCTCGGCGGGCAATACGAAATGGGAAAAGCTGGTGTTTCTGGCAGGCGTCGTGCTGCTGCCGATCCTGCTCTTCCCGGTCTATCGCGAGGTGGATCCGCATATCACCGACAATGTCGCGGTGCTGGTCGCCGCCGGGCTGCTGGTGGGCGTGGGCACCCGCATCGCCAATGGCTGCACCTCGGGGCACGGCGTCTGCGGCATCTCGCGGCTCTCGGTGCGCGGCATCGTGGCGACGGTCTGCTATATCCTCGCGGGCGGCGTCGGCGTCGTCATCTTCCGCCATCTCCTGGGGGTGATCTGA
- a CDS encoding TIGR01244 family sulfur transferase, whose protein sequence is MALIELTPGYFVSPQIAVEEVPALAEAGISLVICNRPDDEVPPSHQAAALESAVRAAGMDFVHIPVTNDTLTLDQVAQQAALIEAAEGPVFAYCRSGTRSSIVWAMGQAGKMETDAILSAATKAGYQLDGLRPTLDALAAQKG, encoded by the coding sequence ATGGCATTGATCGAACTCACCCCCGGCTATTTCGTCTCCCCGCAAATTGCGGTGGAAGAGGTGCCCGCCCTCGCTGAGGCGGGCATTTCCCTTGTAATCTGCAACCGTCCCGATGACGAGGTGCCACCCTCGCATCAGGCGGCGGCGCTCGAATCGGCGGTGCGCGCCGCCGGGATGGACTTTGTCCACATCCCGGTGACCAACGACACGCTGACGCTCGACCAGGTGGCGCAGCAGGCGGCGCTGATCGAGGCGGCGGAGGGGCCGGTATTTGCCTATTGCCGCTCCGGCACGCGCAGCTCCATCGTCTGGGCCATGGGCCAGGCCGGCAAGATGGAGACCGACGCGATCCTTAGCGCCGCGACCAAGGCGGGCTATCAGCTCGACGGGCTGCGCCCGACGCTCGACGCGCTGGCCGCGCAGAAGGGCTGA
- a CDS encoding TraR/DksA family transcriptional regulator translates to MLLKRLEELGARLEEIEDSLEAPRPKDWEESAVEREGDEVLESLGASGQTEIARIKAALNRMDEGEYGYCLNCGEAISEARLDVLPEAPLCAACAGGQKR, encoded by the coding sequence ATGTTGCTGAAGAGGTTGGAGGAGCTGGGCGCGCGTCTCGAGGAAATCGAGGATTCGCTGGAGGCGCCGCGGCCCAAGGACTGGGAGGAAAGCGCCGTCGAGCGCGAGGGTGACGAGGTTCTGGAAAGCCTCGGCGCCAGCGGACAGACCGAAATCGCCCGCATCAAGGCGGCCTTGAACCGCATGGACGAGGGCGAATACGGTTACTGCCTGAACTGCGGCGAGGCGATTTCCGAGGCACGGCTCGACGTGCTGCCCGAGGCGCCGCTGTGCGCCGCCTGCGCCGGGGGACAGAAGAGATAG
- a CDS encoding DUF6691 family protein, which translates to MQRLIFAFIAGGFFGAGLFVSGMTDTSKVQGWLDVFGAWDPTLAFVMGGAMIPMFIAWAIAGKRSASVLGTPLPPAPSSRIDRKLIIGSVLFGAGWGLAGICPGPSIASLSYGGTGIYIFVAAMLTGMVLAPFLRTRLDKMVPAE; encoded by the coding sequence ATGCAACGGCTGATTTTCGCATTCATCGCCGGTGGGTTCTTTGGCGCGGGGCTGTTTGTCTCGGGCATGACCGACACCAGCAAGGTGCAGGGCTGGCTCGACGTGTTCGGCGCCTGGGATCCGACGCTGGCCTTCGTCATGGGCGGCGCGATGATCCCGATGTTCATCGCCTGGGCCATCGCCGGGAAACGCAGCGCCTCGGTGCTGGGCACGCCGCTGCCGCCGGCCCCGTCGAGCCGGATCGACCGCAAGCTGATCATCGGCTCGGTGCTGTTCGGCGCGGGCTGGGGGCTGGCCGGGATCTGCCCGGGCCCGTCCATCGCCTCGCTCAGCTATGGCGGTACGGGGATCTATATTTTCGTCGCGGCGATGCTGACAGGCATGGTGCTGGCACCTTTCCTGCGGACACGTCTGGACAAAATGGTGCCTGCCGAGTGA
- a CDS encoding FliM/FliN family flagellar motor switch protein yields MGETVRQDDVLGQKASAARRVFEARGMSPAKALRRALSRAADVLWDLALVTHGVGQEMADQDGVVEMLPANTLLLLLDGPEGALGLAMIDREVMTGLIEVQTLLQVTQMPVEDRPLTQTDAAMVAPLIDATMERLARYLDGHPLQPQFEGYRYGAMIEDARAAGLLLDAAGYRSFRVSVDLALGRRRGELLLVLPDRPHAGEAAPDAEGGDDAPGPHERKMKLLPVQMDAVLCRLSLPLGAAQRLKPGDLIPLPPEALDGVSFVAGSGAAVAGGRLGQMNGMRAVRLAWPEGTPQGAAPPVMEEHDPAPEPRAPQLPMEEEPAPMPDLEPEEMAGDLPDLPPMEFDTGDFSFDAEPAEAGEDEAEEGGDFDFDFAAAPLDIEES; encoded by the coding sequence ATGGGAGAAACCGTCAGACAGGATGACGTTCTGGGCCAGAAGGCCAGCGCCGCCCGCCGCGTATTCGAGGCGCGGGGGATGTCGCCGGCCAAGGCCCTGCGCCGGGCGCTGTCGCGCGCGGCCGACGTGCTGTGGGATCTGGCGCTGGTCACCCATGGCGTCGGCCAGGAGATGGCCGATCAGGACGGCGTGGTCGAGATGCTGCCCGCCAACACCCTGCTGCTGCTGCTCGACGGCCCCGAGGGCGCGCTGGGCCTCGCCATGATCGACCGCGAGGTGATGACCGGGCTGATCGAGGTGCAGACGCTGTTGCAGGTCACCCAGATGCCGGTCGAGGATCGCCCGCTCACCCAGACCGACGCGGCCATGGTGGCGCCTCTGATCGACGCGACGATGGAGCGGCTGGCGCGCTATCTCGACGGCCACCCGCTGCAACCGCAATTCGAGGGTTATCGCTACGGCGCGATGATCGAGGATGCTCGCGCCGCTGGGCTGCTGCTGGACGCGGCGGGCTATCGCAGCTTTCGCGTCTCGGTGGATCTGGCGCTGGGCCGCCGCCGCGGCGAGCTGCTGCTGGTGCTGCCCGACCGCCCGCATGCGGGCGAGGCGGCGCCCGATGCGGAGGGTGGCGATGATGCGCCCGGCCCGCATGAGCGCAAGATGAAGCTGCTGCCGGTGCAGATGGATGCGGTGCTCTGCCGTCTCAGCTTGCCGCTCGGCGCGGCGCAGCGGCTGAAGCCCGGCGATCTGATCCCGCTGCCGCCGGAGGCGCTCGACGGCGTGTCCTTTGTCGCGGGCTCCGGCGCGGCGGTGGCGGGCGGGCGTCTGGGGCAGATGAACGGCATGCGCGCGGTGCGGCTGGCCTGGCCCGAGGGCACGCCGCAGGGTGCTGCCCCGCCGGTGATGGAAGAGCATGACCCGGCGCCGGAACCGCGCGCGCCGCAATTGCCGATGGAGGAGGAGCCTGCGCCCATGCCGGATCTCGAACCGGAGGAGATGGCCGGCGATCTGCCCGATCTGCCGCCGATGGAGTTCGACACAGGCGATTTCAGTTTCGATGCGGAACCGGCAGAGGCCGGCGAGGACGAGGCGGAGGAGGGCGGCGATTTCGATTTCGACTTCGCCGCCGCCCCGCTCGATATCGAGGAGTCCTGA
- a CDS encoding ATP-binding protein: MTMLNTLVAVCSAYALFLFVVAFAAERAALRGQATWLRSPMVYTLSLSIYCTAWTFYGAVGSAVRSGFEYLTIYLGPSLVLVGWWWILRKLVRIGRSQRITSVADLISSRYGKSNLLAVGVTILAVVGTTPYIALQLQSVTLSFEVFGVGDLATGEEKGHTALWVAAGLALFTVIFGTRNLDANERHNGVVMAIALEAIVKLAALLAVGVFVVWGLSGGVSGALDKIDASPLGHWEIDGGRWAGLMMLSAAAFLCLPRIFQVLVVENDNETHLRTASWAFPLYLGLMSLFVVPIAVVGLEMLPEGSNPDLFVLTVPLSQGRDGLAVLSFLGGFSSATSMVIVAAIALSTMVSNHVVMPLWLRFAGGGAKVSGDVRHVVLLARRLSIIGVVMLGYLYYRLSGGGAALASIGLVSFAGVAQVLPAMLGGIFWRGASRLGALTGLTLGFGCWGYTLFLPSFGPGAVLPEVWLLDGAFGLHWLRPHALFGIEGMDPLLHAVFWSLALNTGGFVLASLASFPQPLERLQGAQFVNVFEHSTGPRSWAGRVAPTEDLMVMAQRILGARDARLLFEREAQRQGLRGGLPAPTPDFLETLERELAGSVGAATAHAMVGQIVGGASVSVEDLMAVADETAQMMEYSARLEAQSQELARTAAQLREANAKLTRLSVQKDAFLSQISHELRTPMTSIRAFSEILRDTTGLSAPEQSKYASIIHDEAIRLTRLLDDLLDLSVLENGQVNLNLREGLLSEVLDRAVAAAAADEHGARLRIDRDPAAERIWLNTDLDRLSQVFINLVANARKYCDAAQPALDIRVRTGEEVVIDFIDNGTGISSEAQDVIFEKFSRVSDQKAGGAGLGLAICRQIMTRLGGEIAYLPGQGGGAFRVILPADIAMAAQ; this comes from the coding sequence ATGACGATGCTCAACACGCTGGTCGCCGTGTGCAGCGCCTATGCGCTCTTTCTCTTCGTCGTGGCCTTTGCCGCCGAACGCGCGGCGCTGCGCGGCCAGGCGACATGGCTGCGCTCGCCCATGGTCTACACGCTGTCGCTGTCGATCTACTGCACCGCCTGGACCTTTTACGGCGCCGTCGGCTCGGCGGTGCGCTCCGGGTTCGAATACCTGACGATCTATCTCGGCCCGTCGCTGGTGCTGGTCGGCTGGTGGTGGATCCTGCGCAAGCTGGTGCGCATCGGACGCAGCCAGCGCATCACCTCGGTGGCCGACCTGATCTCGTCGCGCTACGGCAAATCCAACCTGCTGGCGGTGGGGGTGACGATCCTCGCCGTGGTCGGCACCACGCCCTATATCGCGCTGCAACTGCAATCGGTGACGCTGAGCTTCGAGGTGTTCGGCGTCGGCGATCTCGCCACCGGCGAGGAGAAGGGCCACACCGCGCTCTGGGTGGCGGCGGGGCTGGCGCTTTTCACGGTGATCTTCGGCACCCGCAATCTGGATGCGAACGAACGCCATAACGGCGTTGTCATGGCCATCGCGCTGGAAGCCATCGTCAAGCTCGCGGCGCTGCTGGCGGTGGGGGTCTTCGTGGTCTGGGGCCTGTCGGGCGGGGTCTCGGGCGCGCTCGACAAGATCGACGCCTCGCCGCTGGGGCATTGGGAGATCGACGGCGGGCGCTGGGCGGGGCTGATGATGCTCTCGGCCGCCGCTTTCCTCTGCCTGCCGCGGATCTTTCAGGTGCTGGTGGTGGAGAATGACAACGAGACCCATCTGCGCACCGCGAGCTGGGCCTTTCCGCTCTATCTGGGGCTGATGAGCCTGTTTGTCGTGCCCATCGCCGTGGTCGGGCTGGAGATGCTGCCCGAGGGCTCGAACCCGGATCTCTTCGTGCTGACCGTGCCGCTGAGCCAGGGCCGTGACGGGCTGGCGGTGCTGTCCTTCCTCGGCGGGTTCAGCTCGGCCACCTCGATGGTGATCGTGGCGGCCATCGCGCTCTCGACCATGGTGTCGAACCATGTGGTGATGCCGCTCTGGCTGCGCTTTGCCGGGGGCGGCGCCAAGGTCTCGGGCGATGTGCGCCATGTGGTGCTGCTGGCGCGGCGGCTGTCGATCATCGGCGTGGTGATGCTGGGCTATCTCTATTACCGGCTCTCGGGCGGCGGCGCGGCGCTGGCCTCCATCGGGCTGGTGAGCTTTGCCGGCGTCGCGCAGGTGCTGCCGGCGATGCTGGGCGGGATCTTCTGGCGCGGTGCCTCGCGGCTGGGCGCGCTGACCGGGCTGACGCTGGGTTTCGGCTGTTGGGGTTACACGCTGTTCCTGCCGAGCTTCGGCCCCGGCGCGGTGCTGCCCGAGGTCTGGCTGCTCGACGGCGCGTTCGGCCTGCACTGGCTGCGCCCGCACGCGCTCTTTGGCATCGAGGGCATGGACCCGCTGCTGCACGCGGTGTTCTGGTCGCTGGCACTCAATACCGGCGGCTTCGTCCTCGCCTCGCTCGCCAGCTTTCCGCAGCCGCTGGAGCGCTTGCAGGGCGCGCAGTTCGTGAATGTCTTCGAGCATTCCACCGGCCCGCGCAGCTGGGCCGGGCGGGTGGCGCCGACCGAAGACCTCATGGTCATGGCGCAGCGCATCCTCGGCGCCCGCGATGCCCGGCTGCTCTTCGAGCGCGAGGCGCAGCGCCAGGGGCTGCGCGGCGGGCTGCCGGCGCCGACACCGGATTTCCTCGAAACGCTGGAGCGCGAGCTGGCGGGCTCGGTCGGCGCGGCCACGGCGCATGCCATGGTCGGTCAGATCGTCGGCGGTGCCTCGGTCTCGGTCGAGGATCTGATGGCGGTGGCCGACGAGACCGCGCAGATGATGGAATACTCCGCCCGGCTGGAGGCGCAGAGCCAGGAGCTCGCCCGCACCGCTGCGCAGCTGCGCGAGGCCAATGCCAAGCTGACCCGGCTTTCGGTGCAGAAAGATGCCTTCCTGAGCCAGATCAGCCACGAGCTGCGCACGCCGATGACCTCGATCCGCGCGTTTTCCGAGATCCTGCGCGACACCACGGGCCTCAGCGCGCCGGAGCAGAGCAAATACGCCTCGATCATCCATGACGAGGCGATCCGGCTGACCCGGCTGCTCGACGATCTGCTGGATCTCTCGGTGCTGGAGAACGGGCAGGTGAACCTCAACCTGCGCGAGGGGCTGCTGTCGGAGGTGCTCGACCGGGCGGTTGCGGCGGCGGCGGCGGACGAGCACGGCGCGCGGCTGCGCATCGACCGCGACCCGGCGGCGGAGCGGATCTGGCTCAACACCGATCTCGACCGGCTGAGCCAGGTGTTCATCAACCTCGTGGCCAATGCCCGCAAATATTGCGACGCGGCGCAGCCGGCGCTGGATATCCGCGTGCGCACCGGCGAGGAGGTGGTGATCGACTTCATCGACAACGGCACCGGGATCTCCTCCGAGGCGCAGGATGTGATCTTTGAGAAATTCAGCCGGGTGAGCGACCAGAAGGCCGGCGGTGCCGGGCTGGGGCTGGCGATCTGCCGGCAGATCATGACGCGGCTGGGCGGCGAGATCGCCTATCTGCCGGGGCAGGGCGGCGGCGCCTTCCGCGTGATCCTGCCCGCCGATATCGCCATGGCGGCGCAGTAA